In a genomic window of Mucilaginibacter sp. KACC 22063:
- a CDS encoding alpha-L-arabinofuranosidase yields MSRNLKLYFSVFISFSAWMFSACHKAVEVDPVNITHTDSLIVRGTDPDPATAQGFFLDSWKPKKLIVPAFTDVPKLPEEDADVTVSIDPTAIITKVSPYMYGNNINTYMTQVVTEPVLLKHIVNLSPGILRAPGGSLSDQFFWNALKDKLPADIPDKIIDATGAIVDTTRYWVGMNNESWTLSIDNYYKVLQSTGSAGIAVINYGYARYGTGKNPVQTAAHLAADWVRYDKGHIKYWEIGNENYGIWEPGYRIDKTKNKDGQPEFLNGTLYGKHFKIFADSMRKAAAEVHTTIKIGAVMTPNANLDGVIIPNWNADVIAALDGAADFYALHSYYTRYNEDSDIKTIMATADHVTNDMMSYIGRSMAQAPRPVALTEWNIQATGSKQQVSNIAGLHAAMTLGELIQAKFGQAIRWDLANSWQKGDDMGMFNVGDEPDGAVKWQPRPAFYYMYYFQKLFGDRMVSSKVTGSNDIVSYASTFSNGPAGTALINRSANSHTVTINISNFKYGVRYYYYTITGGTDATFSRKCFVNGIGPTGVSGGPSNYSTIFPYSANPAKGIKLTIPAYSAVYLTVEGK; encoded by the coding sequence ATGTCCAGGAATTTAAAGTTATATTTTTCCGTTTTCATAAGCTTTTCGGCCTGGATGTTTTCTGCATGCCATAAGGCTGTTGAAGTTGACCCGGTTAACATCACCCATACGGATTCGCTTATCGTACGCGGTACAGACCCTGACCCGGCAACCGCACAGGGATTTTTTCTTGATAGCTGGAAACCTAAGAAACTGATCGTACCTGCATTTACAGATGTACCTAAGCTGCCGGAAGAAGATGCTGATGTTACTGTAAGTATCGACCCAACCGCTATTATTACTAAGGTATCACCGTATATGTATGGCAATAACATCAATACGTATATGACACAGGTGGTTACCGAGCCTGTTCTCTTGAAACACATTGTTAACCTTTCCCCAGGCATACTACGTGCACCGGGTGGCAGCTTATCTGACCAGTTTTTCTGGAATGCACTGAAAGACAAGCTTCCTGCTGATATTCCGGATAAGATCATTGATGCTACAGGTGCCATAGTTGACACCACCCGCTATTGGGTAGGTATGAACAATGAAAGCTGGACCTTAAGTATTGATAATTACTACAAGGTTTTACAAAGTACAGGCAGTGCAGGTATAGCTGTGATCAATTATGGTTACGCGCGCTATGGCACAGGCAAAAACCCGGTGCAAACGGCGGCGCATTTAGCAGCAGATTGGGTACGATATGATAAAGGGCATATCAAGTACTGGGAAATAGGCAATGAGAATTATGGAATATGGGAGCCGGGTTACCGCATTGATAAAACTAAGAATAAAGACGGACAGCCGGAGTTTTTAAACGGTACTTTATACGGAAAGCATTTTAAAATATTTGCCGACTCGATGCGCAAGGCCGCAGCCGAAGTGCACACTACCATTAAAATAGGCGCGGTGATGACACCGAACGCTAACCTTGATGGCGTAATTATTCCCAACTGGAACGCCGACGTAATTGCGGCACTTGATGGGGCCGCCGATTTTTATGCATTGCACAGCTACTATACCAGATACAACGAAGATTCGGATATAAAAACCATTATGGCCACGGCAGATCATGTTACAAACGATATGATGAGCTACATCGGCCGGTCCATGGCCCAGGCTCCGCGGCCAGTTGCACTTACCGAATGGAATATACAGGCTACGGGCAGCAAGCAACAGGTATCAAACATTGCGGGCCTGCATGCCGCCATGACGCTTGGCGAATTGATACAGGCAAAATTTGGCCAGGCCATACGCTGGGATTTGGCCAATAGCTGGCAAAAAGGCGATGATATGGGTATGTTTAATGTTGGCGACGAACCGGATGGCGCTGTCAAATGGCAGCCACGACCGGCATTTTACTACATGTATTACTTTCAAAAACTCTTCGGCGATCGCATGGTATCGTCAAAAGTTACAGGCAGTAACGATATTGTAAGCTATGCTTCAACGTTTAGTAATGGCCCGGCAGGTACAGCATTAATTAACCGCAGTGCAAACAGCCACACAGTAACTATAAACATCAGCAACTTTAAATATGGTGTCCGCTATTACTATTATACCATAACAGGCGGCACTGATGCTACTTTCTCAAGAAAGTGCTTTGTAAATGGCATCGGCCCTACGGGGGTTTCGGGCGGACCATCAAATTATTCAACTATATTCCCCTATTCTGCCAATCCGGCAAAAGGCATTAAGCTTACCATACCGGCTTACAGTGCTGTTTATCTTACCGTTGAAGGAAAGTAG
- a CDS encoding M61 family metallopeptidase, with protein MKKLLLAFSALGLCFAAEAQNAVNYTFTFPNLVHHEAEVSMVIPQLPAGPVKVRMSRSSPGRYATHEFGKNVYNVKAFDAKGKPLAINQLAGDVYEIPQHGSEIKITYTLFGNWTDGTYVSIDESHAHLNMPGSLMWTIGMDNRPIRISFPDVKKHGWRVATQLKSEGNNTYFGPGLQYVMDSPTELSDYKETSWEVTNTDGKKEPIHLTIHSDDSQEVIDNFGKMVQRLVLEEKAVYGELPTYDYGSYTFLDDVYPTNSGDGMEHRNSTCIVQTTPRVAGYEKRLLGTFSHEYFHSWNVERIRPKTLEPFNFEHANMSNELWFAEGFTQYYGDLLLTRAGFNTDEDFYDDAAGLINSVLNTPGARDFSAVQASRYAVYADAGVAIDATNKANIFNSYYVYGGAIALALDLHLRTEFKLTLDDYMRAVWLAHGKVEKAYTIPDLQNILAKLTGNPSFAANFYKKYVYGLDKNDYAALLDKAGLVLRRWHPGKAWVGRIGAQAFRGSEGAARGNNAEGVLIASAIAKYTPAYKAGLDAGDIITAADGNTVKDYAALTELINSKKPDDKLKIAYKNRTGEHETTLTLEEDPAYEVVTYEKAGKTASDAQLAIRKAWLSTKVK; from the coding sequence ATGAAAAAACTTTTACTTGCATTTAGTGCATTGGGCTTATGCTTTGCAGCTGAGGCGCAAAACGCTGTTAATTATACATTTACTTTCCCGAACCTGGTGCACCATGAGGCCGAGGTAAGCATGGTGATACCACAGCTACCCGCAGGGCCGGTTAAGGTCCGCATGAGCCGTTCGTCGCCGGGGCGTTATGCCACGCACGAGTTTGGCAAAAACGTTTACAACGTTAAAGCCTTTGATGCCAAAGGAAAGCCGCTTGCTATTAACCAACTGGCCGGCGATGTTTACGAGATACCGCAGCATGGCAGCGAAATAAAGATTACCTATACCTTATTCGGTAACTGGACTGATGGCACTTATGTAAGTATTGATGAAAGCCATGCCCACCTGAATATGCCGGGCAGCCTGATGTGGACCATAGGCATGGACAACCGCCCTATCCGTATCTCGTTTCCGGACGTTAAAAAACATGGCTGGCGGGTGGCTACCCAATTAAAATCAGAAGGCAACAACACTTATTTTGGCCCGGGCCTGCAATATGTAATGGACAGCCCGACAGAATTATCTGATTACAAGGAAACCAGCTGGGAAGTAACTAATACAGACGGCAAAAAGGAGCCTATCCATTTAACAATCCATTCTGACGATAGCCAGGAAGTGATTGATAATTTCGGCAAAATGGTGCAGCGACTTGTGCTGGAAGAGAAAGCCGTATATGGAGAACTGCCTACTTATGATTATGGCAGTTATACTTTTCTTGACGATGTATATCCTACCAATAGCGGCGACGGTATGGAGCACCGCAACTCCACCTGCATTGTACAAACCACACCACGTGTAGCCGGGTATGAGAAACGCCTGCTGGGCACTTTTTCGCATGAGTATTTTCATAGCTGGAATGTAGAGCGCATTCGCCCCAAAACATTGGAGCCGTTTAATTTTGAGCATGCCAACATGAGTAACGAGCTTTGGTTTGCTGAAGGCTTTACTCAATACTATGGCGATCTGCTGCTGACCCGTGCTGGTTTTAACACAGATGAAGATTTTTATGACGATGCAGCGGGATTAATCAATTCTGTTTTAAACACGCCCGGCGCACGCGATTTTTCTGCCGTACAGGCCAGCCGTTATGCCGTATATGCCGACGCAGGCGTAGCCATTGATGCGACCAACAAAGCCAATATTTTCAACAGCTACTACGTATATGGCGGTGCAATTGCCCTGGCGCTCGACCTGCACCTGCGTACCGAGTTTAAGCTAACGCTCGATGATTATATGCGTGCAGTTTGGCTGGCACATGGCAAGGTTGAAAAAGCATATACCATTCCTGATCTGCAAAACATATTGGCTAAACTTACAGGCAACCCGTCCTTTGCAGCCAACTTTTACAAAAAATATGTTTACGGATTGGATAAAAACGATTATGCGGCATTACTTGATAAAGCAGGTTTAGTATTGCGCCGCTGGCACCCGGGCAAGGCATGGGTCGGCCGCATAGGTGCGCAGGCTTTCCGCGGAAGCGAGGGTGCGGCACGTGGCAATAATGCCGAGGGCGTGCTCATTGCATCTGCCATTGCTAAATATACCCCGGCTTATAAAGCCGGGCTTGATGCTGGCGATATTATCACCGCTGCAGACGGCAACACCGTAAAAGATTATGCTGCGCTAACCGAGCTTATTAACAGCAAAAAGCCTGACGACAAACTTAAAATAGCTTATAAAAACCGCACAGGTGAGCACGAAACAACACTGACCCTTGAAGAAGACCCGGCCTATGAAGTAGTCACCTACGAAAAGGCAGGCAAAACAGCTTCTGATGCACAACTGGCCATCCGTAAAGCATGGCTATCAACCAAAGTAAAATAA
- a CDS encoding M20/M25/M40 family metallo-hydrolase — protein sequence MKKIFITAALVACTVGLFAQDVNKLIDANDVDRIIKTLTADDMQGRATFTPGIEKAAQFIESEYKKAGLQPLPGNKDFRQNFAMTRITPSKVQLTLNGTNVAGDHVLAYTSSAVNWNNNSDVKIVKIGADQNIQTEFRTIRRSNQKTIVLIDPHFESWFNLVRGQLSKGMTTLKPTEGPQPVIFALGNFDNVTSFQASVEVETKQLPLFNIAGMIKGKTKPDEYVIFSGHYDHLGIIKPMEGDSIANGADDDASGTTAVITLAKYFKKLNNNARSIIFVAFTAEEIGEYGSAYFATQVDPAKVSAMFNIEMIGKASKFGENSAFITGYERSDFGKILQKNLEGTAFKFYPDPYTEQNLFYRSDNASLAKVGVPAHTISTDQIDIDKYYHTVKDEYSTLDVKNIVATIRAIALSCKTIVAGTDTPTRIPPLEQR from the coding sequence ATGAAAAAGATATTTATCACCGCAGCACTTGTTGCCTGCACAGTAGGCCTGTTTGCACAGGATGTAAACAAACTGATTGACGCAAACGACGTTGACCGCATTATTAAAACTCTTACCGCTGATGATATGCAGGGCCGTGCAACCTTTACACCCGGTATTGAAAAAGCGGCACAGTTTATAGAAAGCGAGTATAAAAAGGCAGGCTTACAGCCATTGCCCGGCAATAAAGACTTTCGCCAGAACTTTGCCATGACGCGGATTACACCTTCAAAAGTGCAATTGACACTTAACGGCACCAACGTTGCAGGCGATCATGTATTAGCTTACACAAGCAGTGCTGTTAACTGGAATAATAACAGCGATGTTAAAATAGTTAAGATTGGCGCAGATCAGAACATCCAGACAGAATTCAGGACTATACGCCGCAGCAATCAGAAAACCATTGTATTGATTGATCCGCATTTTGAGAGTTGGTTTAACCTTGTACGCGGACAGCTTAGCAAAGGCATGACCACCTTAAAGCCAACCGAAGGGCCCCAGCCGGTGATTTTTGCCTTAGGAAACTTTGATAACGTAACTTCTTTTCAAGCCAGTGTAGAAGTTGAAACAAAGCAACTACCGCTGTTTAACATTGCAGGAATGATCAAGGGCAAAACAAAGCCTGATGAGTATGTGATCTTCTCCGGCCATTATGATCACTTAGGCATCATTAAACCAATGGAAGGCGATAGTATTGCTAACGGTGCTGATGATGATGCCTCAGGCACTACAGCTGTGATTACATTGGCAAAATATTTTAAAAAATTAAACAATAATGCCCGCAGTATCATATTTGTAGCGTTTACTGCCGAGGAGATCGGCGAATATGGCTCTGCTTATTTTGCCACCCAGGTTGATCCTGCAAAAGTTTCGGCAATGTTCAATATCGAAATGATCGGCAAGGCTTCTAAATTCGGAGAGAACTCTGCCTTTATTACCGGTTATGAGCGTTCTGATTTTGGCAAGATCCTGCAAAAGAACCTGGAAGGCACAGCCTTTAAATTCTACCCGGATCCCTACACCGAACAGAACTTGTTCTACCGCAGCGACAACGCTTCTTTAGCTAAGGTAGGTGTGCCTGCGCATACCATATCAACCGACCAGATTGATATCGACAAATATTACCATACCGTAAAAGACGAATACAGTACGCTTGATGTGAAGAACATTGTGGCAACCATCCGTGCTATTGCGCTAAGCTGCAAAACCATTGTTGCCGGTACCGATACGCCAACACGTATCCCGCCGCTTGAGCAGCGTTAA
- a CDS encoding GNAT family N-acetyltransferase gives MQTTIVTATEQYADVIKQLAEDTWWPTYSPILTEEQIRFMLDKIYDVEVLRQQIITGEQTFLILKEDDNPVGFAGYSAYGDNDYKLHKLYCLPQTQGKGYGKLLINTVADIAKKAGAQNLLLNVNRYNKAKSFYEKMGFSILREEDIAIGPFWMNDYIMQKPL, from the coding sequence ATGCAAACAACCATTGTTACAGCAACCGAACAATATGCCGATGTTATTAAACAGTTAGCAGAGGATACCTGGTGGCCGACTTATTCGCCTATACTAACCGAAGAGCAAATAAGGTTTATGCTGGATAAGATTTATGATGTTGAAGTACTCAGGCAGCAAATAATTACCGGCGAGCAGACTTTCCTGATACTCAAAGAAGACGATAACCCTGTCGGTTTTGCAGGGTACTCGGCTTATGGCGACAATGATTACAAGCTGCATAAATTATATTGCCTGCCACAAACGCAGGGTAAAGGTTATGGTAAGCTATTAATTAATACGGTTGCCGATATTGCTAAAAAGGCAGGCGCTCAAAACCTGCTGCTCAATGTAAACCGTTATAACAAGGCAAAAAGCTTCTACGAAAAAATGGGCTTCAGTATACTTCGCGAAGAAGATATTGCCATCGGCCCATTTTGGATGAATGATTATATTATGCAAAAACCGTTGTAA
- a CDS encoding pseudouridine synthase yields the protein MLDILYRDDVLIAINKPHGLMVHRSKIADDTDVFALQLLRDQIGQTVYPVHRLDRKTGGALLFALNKETEKTMQQQFMNKEVTKKYLAIVRGYTEPQGEIDYPLRKENGTLQDAFTAYTTLKQAELPIAFGKFETSRYSLIEAMPTTGRMHQLRKHFKHIFHPIIGDRTHGCNKQNKLWWEQWQMDTMLLHASELTFSHPASRENISITAPLRPEFEHVMRLLSWL from the coding sequence ATGCTTGATATTCTTTACCGCGATGATGTGCTGATTGCTATTAACAAGCCGCACGGACTAATGGTACACCGTTCTAAAATTGCGGATGACACCGATGTGTTTGCCTTACAGTTGTTGCGTGATCAAATCGGTCAGACGGTTTACCCTGTGCATCGCCTCGACCGTAAAACAGGTGGCGCATTGCTGTTTGCCCTAAACAAGGAAACGGAGAAAACCATGCAGCAACAGTTTATGAACAAAGAGGTAACTAAAAAATACCTGGCTATTGTGCGTGGTTATACAGAACCACAAGGCGAAATAGATTATCCTTTGCGTAAAGAGAATGGCACTTTGCAGGATGCCTTTACGGCTTACACTACACTAAAGCAGGCTGAGCTACCCATAGCATTCGGCAAATTTGAAACCTCAAGATATTCGCTTATAGAGGCTATGCCTACCACAGGGCGTATGCACCAGTTACGCAAGCACTTTAAACATATCTTCCACCCTATTATAGGCGACCGCACCCACGGCTGCAATAAGCAGAACAAACTTTGGTGGGAACAATGGCAAATGGACACCATGTTGCTTCATGCATCGGAGCTGACATTCAGCCATCCGGCAAGCCGGGAAAATATTAGTATAACCGCCCCGCTAAGGCCAGAGTTTGAGCATGTAATGCGCCTACTCAGCTGGTTGTAG
- a CDS encoding alpha/beta fold hydrolase — protein MKRMRGIVKNIKEATAETDIKPLLWELICYSPKMPLWLPQKELLADAAKSSLMVKDQYFSGGQLNVNIFTWGTGSKKIVLTHGWSSKALDFVDLINALRNLPDVQIIAFDAPGNGSSEGDLSNLLLYVEALKAIFAEYGAPDVLIGHSLGVMANVMAINDSGVLPGKLISLTPLVKLKENFIATMDGIGIDKAVQEEFFQQFRVKFSNRFSYFNLTTLYKYNNELPHYLIYDEDDAIAPFSYLKEFIAAHPSVEAVPYNGAGHERVLKNEQAIADILEQVQARLQPAE, from the coding sequence ATGAAAAGAATGCGCGGCATTGTTAAGAATATTAAAGAGGCAACAGCCGAAACGGATATAAAGCCATTGTTGTGGGAACTGATTTGTTATTCGCCCAAGATGCCTTTGTGGCTGCCGCAAAAAGAATTATTAGCCGATGCTGCAAAATCATCATTAATGGTAAAGGATCAATACTTTAGTGGTGGGCAACTTAACGTTAACATTTTTACCTGGGGAACCGGCAGCAAAAAGATTGTGCTTACACACGGTTGGAGTTCAAAGGCCTTAGATTTTGTGGATTTGATTAATGCCTTGCGTAACCTGCCCGATGTGCAGATTATAGCGTTTGACGCGCCAGGTAATGGCAGTTCTGAAGGTGACCTGTCAAACCTGTTGCTGTATGTAGAGGCTCTTAAAGCAATATTTGCCGAATATGGAGCACCTGATGTGCTGATTGGTCATTCTTTGGGTGTAATGGCTAATGTGATGGCCATAAATGATTCGGGCGTACTTCCCGGCAAGCTGATCAGTTTGACGCCTTTAGTAAAACTGAAAGAAAACTTTATTGCCACAATGGACGGCATCGGTATTGATAAAGCTGTACAGGAGGAATTTTTTCAGCAGTTCAGGGTGAAGTTCAGTAACCGCTTTTCTTATTTTAATCTCACTACACTTTATAAGTACAATAACGAATTACCGCATTATCTGATCTACGATGAAGACGATGCCATAGCGCCGTTTAGTTATCTGAAAGAATTTATAGCTGCCCATCCGTCTGTAGAAGCTGTGCCTTATAATGGTGCAGGGCACGAAAGGGTATTAAAGAACGAGCAGGCAATTGCTGATATTTTAGAACAGGTGCAAGCCCGGCTACAACCAGCTGAGTAG
- a CDS encoding DoxX family protein has translation MTTFISATAAKKDKIIYWIFTTIFFLLDGLIPALTFNSEMAKQGIRHTGLPEWFRLELSYGKIIGGLLLIIPFIPPRYKEWAYVGYGISIISAFIANAAVDGISPMLLFPVVAFAILLISYVYFHKIKAEKI, from the coding sequence ATGACAACATTTATCAGCGCAACTGCCGCTAAAAAAGACAAGATCATTTACTGGATCTTCACCACTATCTTCTTTCTGCTCGATGGTTTAATACCCGCACTGACTTTCAATTCTGAAATGGCAAAGCAAGGGATAAGGCACACAGGTTTACCCGAATGGTTCAGGCTTGAGTTGTCTTACGGAAAAATCATTGGCGGACTATTGTTAATCATTCCATTTATTCCGCCGCGTTACAAAGAATGGGCTTATGTAGGCTATGGCATATCTATTATCTCCGCATTTATCGCAAACGCAGCGGTTGATGGAATTTCGCCAATGTTGCTGTTCCCGGTTGTAGCCTTTGCTATTTTACTGATCTCATACGTCTATTTCCACAAAATAAAAGCTGAAAAGATTTAA
- a CDS encoding VOC family protein, with protein sequence MFKDNKVFSSFATNDVEKAKSFYAETLGLSVSQDNDMGGILTLQFANGSHTIIYPKPDFVPATFTVLNIIVDDIDDAVQQLNDKGVQMEHYDFPEFKTDEKGIMRQGGPLIAWFKDSAGNILSVLQNN encoded by the coding sequence ATGTTTAAAGACAATAAAGTATTCAGCAGCTTTGCTACTAATGATGTTGAAAAAGCGAAAAGCTTTTATGCCGAAACATTAGGCTTAAGTGTAAGCCAGGATAATGACATGGGCGGCATTCTCACCCTGCAATTTGCAAATGGCAGTCATACTATTATTTATCCTAAACCTGATTTTGTTCCTGCCACATTCACGGTGCTTAATATCATTGTTGATGATATAGACGATGCCGTACAGCAGCTTAACGATAAAGGTGTACAAATGGAGCATTATGATTTCCCTGAGTTTAAAACAGATGAAAAAGGTATAATGCGGCAAGGCGGGCCTTTGATTGCCTGGTTTAAAGACTCGGCAGGCAATATTTTAAGTGTGCTGCAGAATAACTAA
- a CDS encoding GlxA family transcriptional regulator produces MKHISILIPQGTSSLSNIEGAYQILNEVNNILMDMDKPPVFEVQLVGIAPEARQRNGLFTVRSGVLFNEVEETDLIIIPAMQDNPLKALDLNHDFIPWVIKQYQNGAEVASFCVGAFFLAATGLLKGKQCATHWRLAGEFRQMYPDVNLVDDKIMTAEDGIYTSGGAYSYLNLVLYLVEKYAGRDMAILIAKTFMIDIDRNTQSPFIIFKGQKTHDDEQIIRAQEYIEENYQEKITVDQLADLLALGRRNLERRFKKATSNTVIEYIQRVKIEAAKKRFESSRKNINEVMYEIGYSDTKAFRTIFRKVTGLSPVEYRNKYNKEGALLN; encoded by the coding sequence ATGAAACATATCTCTATCCTTATCCCACAGGGCACCAGTAGTTTAAGCAACATTGAAGGGGCCTATCAGATACTTAACGAGGTAAATAACATCCTGATGGATATGGATAAGCCGCCGGTGTTTGAAGTGCAGCTGGTAGGCATTGCACCCGAGGCTCGTCAGCGCAATGGCTTGTTCACTGTTAGGTCGGGAGTATTGTTTAATGAGGTAGAGGAAACAGACCTGATCATTATTCCTGCCATGCAGGATAACCCGTTAAAGGCCCTTGATCTTAATCATGATTTTATCCCCTGGGTGATTAAGCAATACCAGAACGGCGCCGAAGTAGCCAGCTTTTGCGTTGGTGCATTCTTTTTGGCGGCTACCGGGTTGCTTAAAGGTAAACAATGCGCAACTCATTGGCGACTGGCAGGCGAGTTCAGGCAGATGTACCCTGATGTAAACCTGGTAGATGATAAGATAATGACGGCCGAAGATGGTATCTATACCAGCGGCGGTGCATACTCTTACCTAAACCTTGTGTTGTATCTGGTTGAGAAATATGCGGGCAGGGATATGGCTATCCTGATTGCAAAAACCTTCATGATTGATATTGACCGCAACACACAATCGCCGTTTATCATATTCAAAGGACAGAAAACGCACGACGACGAGCAGATTATCCGTGCGCAGGAATACATTGAAGAAAATTACCAGGAAAAGATCACAGTAGACCAGTTGGCAGACCTGCTTGCACTTGGCCGCCGCAACCTGGAACGCCGCTTTAAAAAAGCCACATCGAATACTGTCATAGAATACATACAACGTGTAAAAATTGAGGCCGCTAAAAAAAGGTTTGAAAGCAGCCGCAAAAACATAAACGAGGTAATGTATGAGATCGGCTATTCAGATACAAAGGCCTTCCGTACTATTTTCCGCAAGGTTACTGGACTTTCCCCTGTTGAGTACCGCAATAAATATAATAAAGAAGGAGCCTTGTTAAATTAA
- a CDS encoding 3-keto-disaccharide hydrolase, producing the protein MKNVLSLCAALLITATVFAQNTLTKQEQKQGWHLLFDGKTTNGWHTYLKPQAGSAWVVTNGVLELDPKGQGRGDLVTDKEYENYELSVDWNISPEGNSGIIFGVHEDSTYRQTYLTGVEMQVLDDKQAEDNKKANHLAGSLYDMKAPSANVAKPAGEWNTAKIMKNNGHLTFWLNGTKVIDVQMGSPEWQELINNSKFKTWPGFAKYAKGKIALQDHGHKVSFRNVKIKEL; encoded by the coding sequence ATGAAAAACGTTTTATCACTATGTGCAGCATTGCTTATTACAGCAACTGTTTTTGCACAAAACACCTTAACCAAACAAGAGCAAAAACAAGGCTGGCACTTACTGTTCGACGGAAAAACTACCAATGGCTGGCACACTTACCTTAAACCGCAGGCCGGCAGTGCTTGGGTGGTAACCAATGGCGTGTTAGAACTTGACCCTAAAGGACAAGGCCGCGGCGATCTGGTTACCGATAAAGAATACGAGAATTATGAGTTGAGTGTAGACTGGAACATTTCGCCAGAAGGCAACAGCGGTATTATTTTCGGTGTGCATGAGGATAGTACCTACAGGCAAACCTATTTAACCGGTGTAGAAATGCAGGTACTTGATGATAAACAAGCCGAGGATAATAAAAAGGCTAATCACCTTGCCGGTTCTTTATATGATATGAAGGCACCGTCAGCAAATGTGGCTAAACCAGCCGGCGAATGGAACACTGCCAAAATCATGAAAAATAATGGCCATTTAACTTTTTGGCTTAATGGCACTAAAGTTATTGATGTTCAAATGGGCAGCCCCGAGTGGCAGGAGCTGATCAACAACAGTAAGTTTAAAACCTGGCCGGGGTTTGCTAAATATGCTAAAGGCAAAATAGCGCTTCAAGATCATGGCCATAAAGTATCCTTCCGCAACGTTAAGATAAAAGAATTGTAA
- a CDS encoding response regulator: MKKLDIACIIDDDPMYTYILSRQMKVIDFCETLLVFHNGLEALKYLKPILESPDILPDVILLDLNMPVMDGWQFLDEFTKFNISKKVTVYIVSSSIDQADHDRAATYKEVSHFYVKPVTRQNLVEILDEMNVN, from the coding sequence ATGAAAAAACTTGACATTGCCTGCATCATTGATGATGATCCAATGTACACCTACATTTTATCACGCCAGATGAAGGTAATTGATTTTTGTGAGACCCTTCTTGTATTTCACAATGGACTTGAAGCCTTAAAGTACCTTAAACCTATACTGGAATCACCGGATATCTTGCCCGACGTAATTTTGCTTGATCTAAATATGCCTGTAATGGATGGATGGCAGTTTTTGGACGAGTTTACCAAGTTTAATATCAGTAAAAAAGTTACGGTTTACATTGTAAGCTCTTCTATTGACCAAGCCGACCATGACCGGGCTGCAACTTACAAAGAGGTATCACATTTTTATGTGAAACCCGTAACACGCCAAAACCTGGTAGAAATACTTGACGAAATGAATGTTAATTAG